Genomic segment of Planctomycetota bacterium:
CGCCGGCTGGGACGGCCAGGTGCGCGTGTGGAACCTTCCCGCGGGGACATCCCAGCGGGTGATTCCCTATGGGGGGATGTACGTCCACGGGGTCGCCTTTTCGCCCGATGGCAAGAGCCTGGCGGCGGGAGGAAACGACAAGCGGGGCTACATCAAGCTGTGGGCGGCCGATACCGGCAAATTGATCAGAACCTTCGAGGGACACACCGACTCGGTCTTGTCGCTCGTCTTCTCTCGCCGCGGCGAACGGTTGCTGTCAACCTCGTACGATGGCACCGCCAGACTTTGGGACACGGCCAGCGGCCAATTGATCTGCACGCTGGGCGGCCATAGCTGGTGGGTTTGGTCAGCCGCCTTTTCGCACAACGAGGCGGAAATCATCACCGCCAGCCAGGACGGCACGGCCATTGTCTGGTCGATTGCCGACGAGATCGGGATTCAAGCCGGCAGCACATCGGCGCGCCGGCCGCCACGAACCGTTCGCAACCACGCGGGGGCGGTGTACGCGGTTGCCGTTTCGTCCGACGGCGTGCGCGTTGCCACTGGCGGTTACGACAAGCGCGCTCTGCTCTGGAAAGCGGGCGATGTGCAGCCGTTCCGCCTCAGCGCGGTCCTCTCGGCCAAACAGGCCGCGCTCTCCATCACCGAGTTGAAGGCGCACACGGCCGCAGTTCACGCCCTTTCTTTCTCGCCCGACGGCCGACGGCTGGCCACCGGCGGCTTGGACAACGCCATCAATATTTGGGACGTCGCGGCCGGCAAGCTGCTAAAATCGCTGCGTGGCCACGCCGGCCAGGTTCGCAGTTGCTGTTTTTCGCCCGATGGCAAATATGTTCTTTCCGGCGGCCACGATGGGCAAGTCAAGCTCTGGGACGTCGACAAGTACGAAGAGGTCCGCGTCATCGGGCAACGTGTGTTGCGTGGGCATGCCGACGCGGTCCTCTGTGCCAGTTTCTCGCCCGATGGCCAGCAAGTCGTCACCGCCAGCCGCGATCGAACCGCCAAGATTTGGAACGCTCGGACGGGCGAAGAAGACAAGACCTTTGAAGAAGGGCACACGTTCCTGGCCTCGACGGTACTGTTCTTCCCCGACGGCAAGAAGTTGCTTACCGCCGCGGTCGATGGCACGACCTTGGTTTGGGACACCGCTTCGGGTACGCAACTGTTGCGACTGAACGACACGGGCCGCAGCGCCGCGGCGGCGCTGTCGTTCGACGCGCGAACGATTCTCACCGGCGGTTCCGATAAGACCGCCAAGCTATGGGATGCGGCCAACGGCGCGCTGGTGCGCAAGCTGCCAGCGCATCGCACCGAGATCACGGCCGTAGCCCTGTCGCGCGACGGTCGCTGGCTGTTCACGGGCGAGTCGAGCGGTCGCTGCAATGTCTGGCGCGCCGACTCGGGTGAACTAGCCTGGTCCCTGCTGCGTCATTCACGCAAGATTACCGCGGCGGCCTTCTCGCCCGAGGGGAGCCGGCTACTGACGGCGAGCCTGGACAACACGATTGGCCAATGGGATGTCGCGGCGGGACAAGAACTGACCGCGCTCGTGCTCAAGCATCCCAAGGCCGTTACGTCGCTGGCCATGTTGCCAGGAGGCAAAGTTCTGTCGGCCTGCGAAGACAATCTGGTGCGCCGCTGGGATGTCGAAACGGCGAAGGAGGTCGACACGCTCAGCTTTGCCGGTGGCGCGATCAGCTTTGTGACCGCTTCGCCCGATGGTCGGCGCGTGTTGGCGGTAAGCGCCGCGGATCGAGCGGTCCATCTCTGGGACAACGAGGCCCAGCGCGAGATCTTTGCGGCGGCTGGCAAACAGTCGGGTCGTCCCTTGTTGAATCTGGCCGAATCGGGGGGCTCGGCTTGGGCGGCGGCCATTTCGCCCGACGGCAAAAAACTGGCTACAGTCGGCGGTAGTGAGGCCCGGCTGTGGAACGCCGCCAGCGGGCTGTTGGAGGAAACATTCCATCGACATGGCGCGGTGGCCAGCGCGCATTTCTCGACCGACGGCAAGCGGATCGTCACGGGAAGCTGGGACAACTCGGCCAAGATTTGGAATGTGGCGACCGGGCTTGCCGAATTGAAACTCACCGGCCAGCACGTCGGCTACGTCAATAGCGCCGTGTTCGACCGCCGCGATCGTTGGGTGCTGACGGCTAGCGACGACAAGACCGCCTGGCTGTGGGATGCGACCACTGGCAAGGCCATTCGTTCCTTTACCGGCCACACCGATCGCGTCACACGCGCGGCGTTTGCGCCAGACGGCAAGACGGTCGTCACCGCCTCGGCCGACAAGACCTGTCGTATTTGGGACACTTCGACGGGGCGCGAACTCCGCCAACTGACGGGACACACGTGGGGCGTGCTGTGGGCCGAATACAGCGCCGACGGCACGCGCATCATCACCTCCGCGGCCGACAATCAGGCCAAAATCTGGGACGCCACGAGCGGTCGCGAGTTGATCACGCTGGCAGGCCACACGTCGGGCGTGAACGCCGCGACGCTTTCCGCCGACGGCAAGCGAGCACTGACGGCCAGCCAAGACAACACGGTCAAGCTTTGGGACACGCGAACCGGCAAGGAAATCCTCTCGCTCAAGGAACACAGCCAGGAGGTCACGAGCGTTTGTTTCTCGCCGGATGGTCATGCCGCCCTGTCGGCTAGTCGTGACGGCACCGTGATTATTTGGCCGGCAATCGAATGGAGGGAAATGCAGGCCGAAGAGAAAAGGTGAACTGCGTCGACGGCCCGCGCCTTTTGGAAGTGCAATACTCGGCCGCGCCTAGCCGCACGCCACTTGCCAGCGACGCCTGCCATCGTCGATAACATGGCTCGCAATCCACCTCACCAACTTTGAATTCGCGGATATGGGAATCTCAGCGCAGCAAGTTCTCGACGGCCTGACCTCGCTTTCGATCATCGGCCAGGAAGACCTCGCCAAGCTCCGCAATGGGCTGACGTCGGCGCAACTGGCGGAAGACGCCGAAACGCTGCTCCGCTACCTGGTGCGCAAGGACAAGCTGTCCAAGTACCAGGCCGCCAAGCTGTACCAGGAGCGCGGCAAGGAACTGGTCTTTGGCAACTACGTGATCATCGACAGAATCGGCGTGGGGGGCATGGGCCGGGTCTATCAGGTCCGTCATGTGCCGACCTCGCAGGTCAGGGCCTTGAAGGTGCTGATCGCGCGCGGCGACGGCTCGTCGCGGGCCATTCAACGCTTTCTGCGGGAAGTCGAAGTCGCCTCGCAGCTCTCGCACCCGAACATTGTTACCGCTTACGAATCGGGCGAAGCGCAAGGCTTGCAGTATTTGGCGATGGAGTTCGTTGACGGCCAGGACCTTTCGACCACGGTCAAGCAACGCGGCCCGCTCCCGCTGAACGAGGCGATCAGCTACATCCTGCAAGCGGCGCGCGGCTTGGGCTTTGCGCACGGCAAAGGAATCGTGCATCGCGACGTCAAGCCAGCCAACTTGCTGCTCGATAAAAACGGCGTCGTCAAGATTCTCGACCTGGGAATCGCGCGCATTTACGCGACCGGTGACGATGAGCAGTCGACGGAATCAGAGGGCATCGCCCTGACGTACGAGGGCGAGATCATGGGCACGGCGGACTACATGGCGCCCGAGCAATCCAAGAATACGCATACGGCCGACGCTCGCGCCGATATCTATTCGCTGGGCTGCACGCTGTATCGACTGCTCACTGGCGCCATTCCCTACTCGGGCGACACGGCGGTTTTGAAAATCATGGCGCATCACATTCAGGCGGTGCCATCGTTGATTGCCGCCCGGCCCGAGATTCCCGTCGAGTTGGAAAGCATCTACCAGCAGATGCTCAAAAAGGACCTGACGCAGCGAACCCAGACGATGGACGAAGTGATTGCCGCGCTCGAACCGATCGCGGCCAAGCTTGCGGTGTAACGATGAGAGCAGTTCTCAGGAGGCTGTAGCGGGGGTGGCCCAGGTGCTTGCACCTGGGGGCCATTTACATTTAAAAGGGGATAAGTCCCATTTCGACGCTATGCGCGCGACGATGGACTCTTGCGCGGACGCCCGCGGGGATTCAACGTGTATTCCAGGCCCAGCCGCTTGGCCGTCCGCCGTTGCCACACGTCGCCGCCGAACGGTTGGCCACGCGCCACCGCCATCCGCAACGCCGCCAGTTCGCGGTCGGTCTGCGGCGTGTTCACGCGGCTTAACCAATTTCGCGGCCGGGGCACCGGCCAGGTCGCCAGGATCGGCGGATCGTCCAGGTGCTGACCGCCGGCGCGCTGGGCCAAACTACTCCACCGCCATTGCTCCGCACTGGACACCAAGTTGGCGCGGAGGGCGTTGCGCTCGACGTAACGCGCCACGACGTAAAAATGGTCGTCATCTTGCACGGGAAACGATTTATACGTTCCTTGGTACAAGTGCCCCTGACCCACGCTGTGTCGGTGCAGACGCCAACGACGAACGTGCGTCGTGGTCAGCCGCTGTAAGAACGTGCCCAGTTCCCCGTCGCCGTGGGGCCAGAGCAGCAGGTGCCAATGATTGGGCATGAGGCAGTAGGCGAGAATTCGCATCGACAAGCGATC
This window contains:
- a CDS encoding protein kinase yields the protein MPTCPHCKAEVPEADQSARRCAVCGKSLPPRLTDTDHRSPAATVEFDSAALSDPNARAAEPKASHDADGGAPDPRLMKTTDSTPLSGTPATPDAGGSGSFTGINLDATCDSSEIEKAGDFLTDSDPRLMKTTDSTPLSGIPAGPDGGGSGSFTGINLDATCDSNEISKGDFLGGSDPRVMQTTDSTPLPDKPVGHDTGGVGSFTGINLDATCDSDQLSSDFARDLRAGGGNDESFNFEARLSNVWGDKLSTPQAPHVSLKVDDSAKGKPTESLVIKPRSMRDLKSNSLVAAEYELLEVLGEGGMGVVYSARQASVDRTVALKMLKPHMARNQEQRQKFLSEAVVTGDLDHPNIVPMYDLGTNDAGALFYAMKRVEGTPWLKTIRKKTVTENIDILLKVADAVAFAHSRGVIHRDLKPENVMLGEFGEVLVMDWGLAYSSASFRKSASITQSHSMGGTPSYMAPEMALGPIERITMASDIYLLGAILYEIVTGKPPHTGTNVSQCLFAVARNEIQPTDKSGELVDIALHAMATNQEDRHASVRDFQAAIRGYLAHSESIALSTRAEEELANADQSGEYPEFARSLFGLEEALSLWDGNARARDCLSIARLKYATCALGKGDFDLAAGLLVDSDPAHSALAQQIAAARSERDARQHRLKSVKRVAAGLVAAIVLVVTVAFFGIRIQRDRARLAEEQAKTERDKALSAEEKARIQRDRALAAEEQARAERDRAEQAKEAEIYQAYLARIGLASAKIDENAFEGATSLLDECPPALRHWEWGRLRYLCSQSMLSLDAAAPVSSVAFDAAGGRCASAGWDGQVRVWNLPAGTSQRVIPYGGMYVHGVAFSPDGKSLAAGGNDKRGYIKLWAADTGKLIRTFEGHTDSVLSLVFSRRGERLLSTSYDGTARLWDTASGQLICTLGGHSWWVWSAAFSHNEAEIITASQDGTAIVWSIADEIGIQAGSTSARRPPRTVRNHAGAVYAVAVSSDGVRVATGGYDKRALLWKAGDVQPFRLSAVLSAKQAALSITELKAHTAAVHALSFSPDGRRLATGGLDNAINIWDVAAGKLLKSLRGHAGQVRSCCFSPDGKYVLSGGHDGQVKLWDVDKYEEVRVIGQRVLRGHADAVLCASFSPDGQQVVTASRDRTAKIWNARTGEEDKTFEEGHTFLASTVLFFPDGKKLLTAAVDGTTLVWDTASGTQLLRLNDTGRSAAAALSFDARTILTGGSDKTAKLWDAANGALVRKLPAHRTEITAVALSRDGRWLFTGESSGRCNVWRADSGELAWSLLRHSRKITAAAFSPEGSRLLTASLDNTIGQWDVAAGQELTALVLKHPKAVTSLAMLPGGKVLSACEDNLVRRWDVETAKEVDTLSFAGGAISFVTASPDGRRVLAVSAADRAVHLWDNEAQREIFAAAGKQSGRPLLNLAESGGSAWAAAISPDGKKLATVGGSEARLWNAASGLLEETFHRHGAVASAHFSTDGKRIVTGSWDNSAKIWNVATGLAELKLTGQHVGYVNSAVFDRRDRWVLTASDDKTAWLWDATTGKAIRSFTGHTDRVTRAAFAPDGKTVVTASADKTCRIWDTSTGRELRQLTGHTWGVLWAEYSADGTRIITSAADNQAKIWDATSGRELITLAGHTSGVNAATLSADGKRALTASQDNTVKLWDTRTGKEILSLKEHSQEVTSVCFSPDGHAALSASRDGTVIIWPAIEWREMQAEEKR
- a CDS encoding serine/threonine protein kinase codes for the protein MGISAQQVLDGLTSLSIIGQEDLAKLRNGLTSAQLAEDAETLLRYLVRKDKLSKYQAAKLYQERGKELVFGNYVIIDRIGVGGMGRVYQVRHVPTSQVRALKVLIARGDGSSRAIQRFLREVEVASQLSHPNIVTAYESGEAQGLQYLAMEFVDGQDLSTTVKQRGPLPLNEAISYILQAARGLGFAHGKGIVHRDVKPANLLLDKNGVVKILDLGIARIYATGDDEQSTESEGIALTYEGEIMGTADYMAPEQSKNTHTADARADIYSLGCTLYRLLTGAIPYSGDTAVLKIMAHHIQAVPSLIAARPEIPVELESIYQQMLKKDLTQRTQTMDEVIAALEPIAAKLAV
- a CDS encoding transposase, with product MPRAARVAPGGMVFHVLNRGNDRRAIFEGGGDYEAFLRVMRESQDRLSMRILAYCLMPNHWHLLLWPHGDGELGTFLQRLTTTHVRRWRLHRHSVGQGHLYQGTYKSFPVQDDDHFYVVARYVERNALRANLVSSAEQWRWSSLAQRAGGQHLDDPPILATWPVPRPRNWLSRVNTPQTDRELAALRMAVARGQPFGGDVWQRRTAKRLGLEYTLNPRGRPRKSPSSRA